From one Humulus lupulus chromosome 8, drHumLupu1.1, whole genome shotgun sequence genomic stretch:
- the LOC133797997 gene encoding pentatricopeptide repeat-containing protein At4g25270, chloroplastic-like, whose product MATILPPLALSFHRRVTINFSPSKNKKSQKQKHQNKNSKTSLSFPKSYPTPLLTAQKSYPRTKLEVLDAVVKELEASAKNHLDIELETFASLLETCYELRAIDHGSRIHRLIPRNILKRNEGLSSKLLRLYASCGCVEDAHQVFDEMRKRKNTSAFAWNSLISGYTELCQYEDALALYFQMEEEGFEPDRFTFPRVFKACGGIGSIQIGMAVHRHVVRLGFADDGFILNALVDMYGKCGDIVKARRVFDQISSRDSVSWNSILTSYIHHGLFLQALDIFRRMIQKGYRPDSVAASAILSRVTSLKLGVQIHGWAVRQEVGWNLSIANSLIVLYAKHGELDRARQVFDQMSERDVVSWNSIISAHSKDPRALIYFEQMENAGALSDNITFVSLLSTCAHLGLVDEGKKIFTIMTNKYRIKPIMEHYSCMVNLYGRAGLIQEAYNMIVERMEFEAGPTVWGALLYACYLHKDVGLGEVAAEILFELEPDNERNFELLMKIYANADRLEDVERVRKMIVDRGLDI is encoded by the coding sequence ATGGCGACAATTTTGCCTCCTCTGGCTTTGAGTTTCCACAGAAGAGTGACTATCAACTTCTCTCCATCCAAAAACAAGAAAAGCCAGAAACAGAAGCATCAAAACAAGAACAGCAAAACTTCCCTCTCTTTCCCAAAATCATATCCAACTCCACTTCTTACTGCTCAAAAATCTTACCCCAGAACAAAGCTTGAAGTACTTGATGCTGTCGTCAAAGAACTCGAAGCATCGGCGAAGAACCACTTGGATATTGAGCTTGAAACCTTCGCTTCGCTTTTGGAAACTTGTTACGAACTACGAGCTATCGACCATGGCTCCCGAATTCACCGCCTTATTCCGCgaaacattttgaaaagaaatGAAGGCCTGTCGTCGAAATTACTTCGGCTCTATGCTTCTTGTGGTTGCGTTGAGGATGCGCACCAGGTGTTCGATGAAATGCGTAAGAGGAAGAACACATCCGCTTTTGCGTGGAATTCTCTTATCTCGGGGTATACTGAACTGTGTCAGTACGAAGACGCCCTGGCACTATATTTTCAAATGGAAGAAGAGGGATTTGAGCCAGACAGGTTTACCTTCCCTAGAGTGTTCAAGGCATGTGGGGGTATCGGGTCTATACAAATCGGTATGGCAGTGCATCGACATGTTGTTCGGTTGGGTTTCGCAGATGATGGCTTTATTCTCAATGCACTTGTTGACATGTATGGTAAATGTGGTGACATTGTAAAGGCTCGTAGAGTCTTTGATCAAATTAGTAGTCGAGACTCAGTTTCATGGAATTCGATTCTCACAAGTTACATTCATCATGGGCTTTTTTTGCAAGCATTAGATATATTCCGTCGAATGATTCAAAAAGGGTATCGGCCGGATTCGGTTGCTGCATCTGCCATTCTGAGCAGGGTGACATCATTAAAGCTTGGGGTTCAGATTCATGGATGGGCAGTTCGGCAAGAAGTAGGGTGGAACTTGTCCATTGCTAATTCCTTAATTGTTCTCTATGCCAAGCATGGCGAGTTGGATAGAGCACGCCAGGTGTTTGATCAGATGTCTGAGAGGGATGTCGTTTCGTGGAACTCTATCATTTCCGCTCATTCTAAAGACCCAAGAGCACTGATCTATTTTGAACAGATGGAGAATGCTGGCGCACTGTCTGACAATATTACATTCGTGTCCTTACTATCAACTTGTGCCCATTTAGGTTTGGTGGATGAAGGCAAGAAAATATTTACTATCATGACAAACAAGTACAGAATAAAACCAATCATGGAACATTACAGTTGTATGGTGAACCTTTACGGAAGGGCAGGCCTAATCCAAGAGGCTTATAATATGATAGTGGAGAGAATGGAGTTTGAGGCAGGTCCAACTGTTTGGGGGGCTCTGCTGTATGCTTGCTACCTTCATAAAGATGTAGGACTTGGGGAGGTTGCAGCTGAAATACTTTTCGAGCTTGAGCCTGACAACGAACGGAATTTTGAGCTTTTGATGAAGATTTATGCCAATGCAGACAGATTGGAGGATGTTGAGAGAGTGAGAAAGATGATAGTAGACAGGGGGTTAGACATATAG
- the LOC133797998 gene encoding UMP-CMP kinase-like isoform X4 gives MWRHVALLSPLVSSSKPSILNQGVFTFKFWETFATEAKPFITFVLGGPSSGKGTQCKKIIDTYGFKHLSAGDLLRREIASKSEYGSMILNTIREGKIVPSQVTVKLIQREMKSSDNKRFLIDGFPQSEENRVAFEKITGAEPNLVLFFDCPEEEMVKRVLNRNQINAVGNVVEIFEQVRPIFASGEVTN, from the exons ATGTGGAGGCATGTGGCTTTACTTTCTCCACTGGTTTCGTCCTCGAAGCCCTCTATTCTTAACCAG GGAGTATTTACATTCAAGTTTTGGGAAACTTTTGCCACAGAG GCAAAACCATTCATAACTTTTGTCTTAG GTGGCCCAAGTAGTGGAAAAGGTACACAATGCAAAAAGATCATCGACACCTATGGGTTCAAACATTTGAGTGCAGGAGATCTGCTTAGAAGGGAAATTGCTTCCAAAAGTGAATATGG CTCCATGATTCTAAATACTATCAGAGAAGGAAAAATTGTTCCCTCACAAGTGACAGTCAAACTGATTCAGAGGGAGATGAAATCAAGTGACAATAAGAGATTTCTTATAGACGGTTTCCCTCAAAGTGAAGAGAATCGCGTAGCTTTTGAAAAAATT ACTGGAGCAGAACCAAACTTGGTGCTTTTCTTTGACTGTCCTGAAGAAGAGATGGTGAAGCGAGTGCTAAATCGTAATCAG ATCAATGCAGTAGGAAACGTAGTTGAAATATTTGAACAAGTTCGCCCGATTTTTGCTTCGGGTGAG GTAACAAACTGA
- the LOC133797998 gene encoding UMP-CMP kinase-like isoform X2 has protein sequence MWRHVALLSPLVSSSKPSILNQGVFTFKFWETFATEAKPFITFVLGGPSSGKGTQCKKIIDTYGFKHLSAGDLLRREIASKSEYGSMILNTIREGKIVPSQVTVKLIQREMKSSDNKRFLIDGFPQSEENRVAFEKITGAEPNLVLFFDCPEEEMVKRVLNRNQGRVDDNIETMKKRLKMFEALNCPVINYYSEKGNFFKINAVGNVVEIFEQVRPIFASGEVTN, from the exons ATGTGGAGGCATGTGGCTTTACTTTCTCCACTGGTTTCGTCCTCGAAGCCCTCTATTCTTAACCAG GGAGTATTTACATTCAAGTTTTGGGAAACTTTTGCCACAGAG GCAAAACCATTCATAACTTTTGTCTTAG GTGGCCCAAGTAGTGGAAAAGGTACACAATGCAAAAAGATCATCGACACCTATGGGTTCAAACATTTGAGTGCAGGAGATCTGCTTAGAAGGGAAATTGCTTCCAAAAGTGAATATGG CTCCATGATTCTAAATACTATCAGAGAAGGAAAAATTGTTCCCTCACAAGTGACAGTCAAACTGATTCAGAGGGAGATGAAATCAAGTGACAATAAGAGATTTCTTATAGACGGTTTCCCTCAAAGTGAAGAGAATCGCGTAGCTTTTGAAAAAATT ACTGGAGCAGAACCAAACTTGGTGCTTTTCTTTGACTGTCCTGAAGAAGAGATGGTGAAGCGAGTGCTAAATCGTAATCAG GGCAGAGTTGATGATAACATTGAAACTATGAAAAAACGTCTTAAAATGTTTGAAGCATTAAATTGTCCGGTTATCAATTACTACTCAGAGAAAGGAAATTTTTTCA AGATCAATGCAGTAGGAAACGTAGTTGAAATATTTGAACAAGTTCGCCCGATTTTTGCTTCGGGTGAG GTAACAAACTGA
- the LOC133797998 gene encoding UMP-CMP kinase-like isoform X1, which translates to MWRHVALLSPLVSSSKPSILNQGVFTFKFWETFATEAKPFITFVLGGPSSGKGTQCKKIIDTYGFKHLSAGDLLRREIASKSEYGSMILNTIREGKIVPSQVTVKLIQREMKSSDNKRFLIDGFPQSEENRVAFEKITGAEPNLVLFFDCPEEEMVKRVLNRNQGRVDDNIETMKKRLKMFEALNCPVINYYSEKGNFFKINAVGNVVEIFEQVRPIFASGNKLNHVLHELRTARHKRFCFSWLQPLFFRHLVGGKVSANY; encoded by the exons ATGTGGAGGCATGTGGCTTTACTTTCTCCACTGGTTTCGTCCTCGAAGCCCTCTATTCTTAACCAG GGAGTATTTACATTCAAGTTTTGGGAAACTTTTGCCACAGAG GCAAAACCATTCATAACTTTTGTCTTAG GTGGCCCAAGTAGTGGAAAAGGTACACAATGCAAAAAGATCATCGACACCTATGGGTTCAAACATTTGAGTGCAGGAGATCTGCTTAGAAGGGAAATTGCTTCCAAAAGTGAATATGG CTCCATGATTCTAAATACTATCAGAGAAGGAAAAATTGTTCCCTCACAAGTGACAGTCAAACTGATTCAGAGGGAGATGAAATCAAGTGACAATAAGAGATTTCTTATAGACGGTTTCCCTCAAAGTGAAGAGAATCGCGTAGCTTTTGAAAAAATT ACTGGAGCAGAACCAAACTTGGTGCTTTTCTTTGACTGTCCTGAAGAAGAGATGGTGAAGCGAGTGCTAAATCGTAATCAG GGCAGAGTTGATGATAACATTGAAACTATGAAAAAACGTCTTAAAATGTTTGAAGCATTAAATTGTCCGGTTATCAATTACTACTCAGAGAAAGGAAATTTTTTCA AGATCAATGCAGTAGGAAACGTAGTTGAAATATTTGAACAAGTTCGCCCGATTTTTGCTTCGG GTAACAAACTGAACCATGTTTTACATGAATTAAGAACAGCAAGGCATAAGAGATTTTGTTTCAGTTGGCTCCAGCCTCTGTTCTTTAGACATTTGGTTGGAGGAAAGGTTTCAGCAAACTACTAG
- the LOC133797998 gene encoding UMP-CMP kinase-like isoform X3, producing the protein MWRHVALLSPLVSSSKPSILNQGVFTFKFWETFATEAKPFITFVLGGPSSGKGTQCKKIIDTYGFKHLSAGDLLRREIASKSEYGSMILNTIREGKIVPSQVTVKLIQREMKSSDNKRFLIDGFPQSEENRVAFEKITGAEPNLVLFFDCPEEEMVKRVLNRNQINAVGNVVEIFEQVRPIFASGNKLNHVLHELRTARHKRFCFSWLQPLFFRHLVGGKVSANY; encoded by the exons ATGTGGAGGCATGTGGCTTTACTTTCTCCACTGGTTTCGTCCTCGAAGCCCTCTATTCTTAACCAG GGAGTATTTACATTCAAGTTTTGGGAAACTTTTGCCACAGAG GCAAAACCATTCATAACTTTTGTCTTAG GTGGCCCAAGTAGTGGAAAAGGTACACAATGCAAAAAGATCATCGACACCTATGGGTTCAAACATTTGAGTGCAGGAGATCTGCTTAGAAGGGAAATTGCTTCCAAAAGTGAATATGG CTCCATGATTCTAAATACTATCAGAGAAGGAAAAATTGTTCCCTCACAAGTGACAGTCAAACTGATTCAGAGGGAGATGAAATCAAGTGACAATAAGAGATTTCTTATAGACGGTTTCCCTCAAAGTGAAGAGAATCGCGTAGCTTTTGAAAAAATT ACTGGAGCAGAACCAAACTTGGTGCTTTTCTTTGACTGTCCTGAAGAAGAGATGGTGAAGCGAGTGCTAAATCGTAATCAG ATCAATGCAGTAGGAAACGTAGTTGAAATATTTGAACAAGTTCGCCCGATTTTTGCTTCGG GTAACAAACTGAACCATGTTTTACATGAATTAAGAACAGCAAGGCATAAGAGATTTTGTTTCAGTTGGCTCCAGCCTCTGTTCTTTAGACATTTGGTTGGAGGAAAGGTTTCAGCAAACTACTAG